The following proteins are co-located in the Rheinheimera salexigens genome:
- the rapZ gene encoding RNase adapter RapZ, whose protein sequence is MKLLVVSGRSGSGKSVALRVMEDLGYYCVDNIPVNLLPTLATTVMGQYERVAVSIDVRNLPVNPDDLTEILSYLPRKVDLHILYLDADHSTLIRRFSETRRMHPLSHQAMSLDEAIMREQQLLDPIASAADLYIDTTELNVHQLAEQLRERILGQKTGRLVILFESFGFKYGIPKDADYVFDARFLPNPHWEPDLKPLTGVDQPVKDYLASQPVVAKYIWQINSFISSWLPHLERNNRSYLTVAIGCTGGQHRSVYIAECLAESYRNQRDDVQIRHRELVRHHQR, encoded by the coding sequence ATGAAGTTGCTTGTTGTCAGTGGGCGTTCTGGCTCTGGTAAATCAGTCGCTTTACGAGTAATGGAAGATCTAGGATATTACTGCGTAGATAATATTCCGGTTAATTTACTGCCTACGTTAGCAACAACAGTAATGGGTCAGTACGAGCGAGTCGCAGTCAGTATCGATGTCCGCAACTTACCAGTAAACCCTGATGACTTAACGGAAATCTTGTCATACTTACCACGCAAAGTTGACTTACATATACTGTATTTAGATGCTGATCACAGCACCTTAATTCGCCGGTTTAGTGAAACCCGTCGCATGCACCCGCTGTCACACCAAGCCATGTCTTTAGATGAAGCCATTATGCGGGAACAGCAGTTACTCGACCCCATAGCCAGCGCTGCAGACTTGTACATTGATACCACAGAGCTAAATGTTCATCAGCTAGCAGAGCAATTACGTGAACGTATTTTAGGTCAAAAAACCGGTCGTTTAGTTATTCTGTTTGAATCTTTTGGCTTTAAGTACGGTATTCCCAAAGATGCAGACTATGTATTTGACGCTCGGTTCTTGCCAAACCCGCATTGGGAGCCTGATTTAAAACCCTTAACGGGTGTGGATCAACCGGTAAAAGATTATCTGGCTTCGCAGCCAGTCGTTGCCAAATATATTTGGCAAATTAATAGCTTTATTAGTAGCTGGTTACCACATTTAGAGCGTAATAACCGTAGCTACTTAACCGTTGCAATTGGTTGCACTGGCGGCCAACATCGTTCAGTTTATATTGCTGAATGTTTAGCAGAAAGCTACCGTAATCAACGTGACGACGTGCAAATACGTCATCGAGAGTTAGTACGTCACCACCAACGTTAG
- the ptsN gene encoding PTS IIA-like nitrogen regulatory protein PtsN has protein sequence MINLTTMLTENCTKSAVLFNSKKRILEYIAELAQQQLPEVTEYSILESLMAREKLGSTGIGGGIAIPHGKLSNVEKPILVFVVSKEAIAFDANDNQPVDIFCAILLPEDQCQAHLSTLSSIAKLLSQKELTKKIRNAETNQQLYQLLIEYCEANTE, from the coding sequence ATGATAAATTTAACCACAATGTTGACGGAGAACTGCACTAAAAGTGCAGTTCTTTTTAATAGTAAAAAGCGTATTTTAGAATATATTGCTGAGCTTGCGCAGCAGCAATTACCTGAAGTAACTGAATACAGTATTCTTGAATCACTAATGGCGCGTGAAAAGCTTGGTTCTACAGGCATAGGTGGTGGTATCGCTATACCGCACGGTAAACTTAGCAATGTAGAAAAACCGATTTTGGTGTTTGTCGTCAGTAAAGAAGCCATTGCTTTTGATGCTAACGATAATCAACCAGTCGATATATTTTGTGCGATTTTATTGCCAGAAGATCAGTGCCAAGCCCATTTAAGTACCTTATCTAGTATTGCTAAGCTACTCAGTCAAAAAGAATTAACCAAGAAAATTCGTAATGCAGAAACTAACCAACAACTCTATCAACTGCTTATAGAGTATTGTGAGGCTAATACAGAATGA
- the hpf gene encoding ribosome hibernation-promoting factor, HPF/YfiA family: MQINLTGRHVEITAALKEYVDTKFAKLARHFEHINNVNVVLTVEKLKQIAEAKINLSGAEVFAISDDENMYAAIDQLIDKLDRQVIKHKEKLIRH, from the coding sequence ATGCAAATCAATCTAACTGGTCGTCATGTCGAAATCACAGCCGCATTAAAGGAATATGTAGACACTAAATTCGCTAAATTAGCCCGACACTTTGAGCATATTAATAACGTAAATGTTGTTTTAACGGTAGAAAAGCTCAAGCAAATAGCTGAAGCTAAGATTAATTTAAGTGGTGCAGAAGTATTCGCTATCTCTGATGATGAAAACATGTATGCCGCCATTGACCAGCTGATCGATAAACTTGATCGACAAGTAATTAAACACAAAGAAAAGCTAATTCGACACTAA